Proteins found in one Terribacillus sp. DMT04 genomic segment:
- the comGA gene encoding competence type IV pilus ATPase ComGA codes for MQESPSVIAESLMEKAIEQQASDIHFTPDTNETNVYMRIHGKRVLANRISTLTFRKLIAYYKFISGMDIGEMQKPQDGAMPFTYKGQQHYSLRLSTLPLKQLESLAIRILPQSDAPMLEKLFLFPFQLQLLRHLLTERTGIILFTGPTGSGKTTTMYAILQDLLRSKACQAITLEDPIEKKMDNLLQVQVNEKAGLTYQAGLKAALRHDPDVLMIGEIRDESTASFAFETARTGHLVISTLHARNAAGAIHRLQEMGIPMADLQHTLIGVASLELLSIQQPYQSRAAIMELANAQQIHCLLQRSTSSFLTFAELRRKAYAYGFVKEEMDHNQKDRQASIYGAANTVSKAAP; via the coding sequence ATGCAGGAAAGTCCTTCCGTGATTGCAGAAAGTTTAATGGAAAAAGCAATTGAGCAGCAAGCATCTGATATTCATTTCACACCAGATACCAATGAAACAAATGTTTACATGCGGATTCACGGAAAAAGAGTTCTTGCAAACCGCATCTCTACGTTAACATTTCGAAAGCTGATTGCTTATTACAAATTTATTAGCGGCATGGATATTGGAGAAATGCAAAAACCCCAGGATGGAGCGATGCCATTTACGTATAAAGGCCAGCAGCACTATTCACTTCGATTATCTACCTTGCCCCTAAAACAGTTAGAAAGCTTAGCCATTCGCATTCTGCCTCAAAGTGATGCCCCCATGCTAGAAAAACTTTTCCTTTTTCCATTTCAATTGCAGTTACTGCGGCATCTATTAACGGAGCGGACAGGCATTATATTGTTTACTGGGCCAACTGGCAGCGGTAAAACAACAACGATGTATGCTATTCTCCAAGATCTGCTTCGCAGCAAAGCATGCCAAGCCATTACGTTAGAAGACCCTATCGAGAAAAAGATGGACAATTTACTGCAAGTACAGGTGAATGAGAAAGCTGGACTCACGTACCAAGCAGGATTGAAAGCAGCACTTCGCCATGATCCAGATGTGTTAATGATTGGCGAAATAAGAGATGAATCTACCGCCAGCTTTGCTTTTGAAACAGCACGCACCGGCCATCTCGTCATCAGCACCTTGCATGCACGAAATGCAGCAGGCGCTATTCATCGTTTGCAAGAAATGGGAATTCCGATGGCAGATCTCCAGCACACGCTAATTGGTGTTGCCTCACTGGAGTTACTTTCGATTCAGCAGCCGTATCAGTCTCGTGCCGCTATTATGGAACTAGCAAATGCCCAGCAAATACATTGCCTGCTACAGCGTTCAACGTCTTCTTTCCTGACTTTCGCTGAACTTAGGAGGAAAGCCTATGCATACGGTTTCGTTAAAGAAGAAATGGATCACAATCAAAAAGACAGACAAGCTTCTATCTACGGAGCAGCAAATACAGTTTCTAAAGCAGCTCCATAG
- the comGF gene encoding competence type IV pilus minor pilin ComGF, whose product MGISNDKGFTLLEALISLGVLVLIVSSLPLLLTPLKHEPNAEAVSIRQGLYFISLEIYKGSNIKAEDGKLYIQNQQGQTAVFEKYKNMIRRQVNGKGHEVYLHRIKDWKVMQHGDTIVITIKANKDELYEKRLSIQ is encoded by the coding sequence ATGGGTATCTCGAATGATAAAGGGTTTACGTTATTAGAAGCATTGATTAGCTTAGGGGTTCTTGTTTTAATTGTTTCCTCACTTCCGCTCCTATTGACTCCTTTAAAGCACGAACCTAACGCAGAGGCTGTATCAATAAGACAAGGCCTGTACTTTATCTCCCTGGAGATTTATAAAGGAAGTAATATAAAAGCAGAAGATGGTAAATTATATATTCAAAACCAGCAAGGGCAAACAGCGGTCTTCGAGAAATATAAAAATATGATTCGCAGGCAAGTGAATGGCAAAGGACACGAAGTTTATCTGCACCGTATAAAGGATTGGAAGGTCATGCAGCATGGTGACACTATTGTCATAACCATTAAAGCAAATAAGGATGAATTATATGAAAAACGACTTTCTATTCAATGA
- the comGC gene encoding competence type IV pilus major pilin ComGC produces the protein MKNEKGFTLIEMLIVLLVISVLMILIVPNLADKNEHVQSEGCEALVKLAESQVETYRIDHGTAPTSISQLEDGYLTESTCQGGKRQLTISSAGEVSLIDVPTS, from the coding sequence ATGAAGAATGAAAAAGGATTTACTTTAATTGAAATGCTTATTGTCCTGCTAGTCATTTCTGTGCTGATGATTCTAATTGTTCCCAATTTAGCCGATAAAAATGAACACGTGCAATCAGAAGGCTGTGAAGCCCTTGTAAAATTAGCCGAAAGCCAAGTTGAAACATATCGGATTGACCATGGCACAGCACCGACATCTATTTCTCAGTTAGAAGACGGTTACTTGACTGAAAGTACGTGTCAAGGCGGCAAGCGTCAGCTCACAATCAGCTCTGCCGGTGAGGTTTCTTTAATTGATGTGCCAACTTCCTAA
- a CDS encoding type II secretion system protein, which yields MCQLPKEEQGFSLLELTIVLGLASLLIAIGAGVNQHLLEEAEVKQFKKQFEQDLLFLQQYNQFDHSAKLYLEKDRYEIYSARDEKNILVHPIPDNIRIRTYTHAGNFSFSKYGSIHLAGSFLMDTPNGTEMLIFPLGKARGYYEEEI from the coding sequence ATGTGCCAACTTCCTAAAGAAGAACAAGGATTCAGTTTACTAGAATTAACCATTGTCCTCGGACTTGCTTCTCTCTTGATTGCAATTGGTGCAGGTGTAAACCAGCATTTGCTAGAGGAGGCAGAAGTGAAGCAATTTAAAAAGCAGTTTGAACAAGATTTATTGTTTCTCCAGCAATATAACCAGTTCGATCACTCCGCAAAACTTTACTTGGAAAAAGACAGATATGAAATCTACTCTGCCCGAGACGAGAAAAATATCTTGGTACATCCTATACCTGATAACATTCGCATTCGCACCTACACACACGCTGGTAATTTTTCATTCAGTAAATATGGTTCGATACATTTAGCAGGCAGTTTTTTAATGGATACACCAAACGGAACAGAGATGCTTATTTTTCCACTCGGGAAAGCACGAGGCTATTATGAAGAAGAAATTTGA
- a CDS encoding MBL fold metallo-hydrolase, whose product MVACRVFSEDSKWKGAGEKMQIHTLSLGPMGTNCYIVEAKNECLIVDPGGDSVKLIEWIKQKELRPQAILLTHAHFDHIGAVDDVRDVYHIPVYLHEEEADWLGDPGKNGSKMFPVKQITARDCDETWKLGDMQVDHFHFEVRHTPGHSPGSVSLVFHKEGCAIVGDALFQRGIGRTDLYRGDLPTLMTSITEQLLTLPEDTVVYPGHGPTTTIGEEKAKNPFLT is encoded by the coding sequence ATGGTTGCTTGCCGAGTCTTTTCAGAAGATTCCAAATGGAAAGGAGCTGGCGAAAAAATGCAAATACATACATTAAGTCTAGGACCCATGGGGACAAATTGTTACATAGTAGAAGCGAAGAATGAGTGCCTTATCGTCGACCCAGGTGGAGACAGCGTGAAATTAATCGAGTGGATTAAACAGAAGGAATTGCGTCCACAGGCAATCTTGCTGACACATGCTCATTTTGATCATATTGGTGCAGTAGATGATGTCCGAGATGTTTATCATATCCCGGTATATCTGCATGAGGAAGAAGCAGATTGGCTTGGAGATCCCGGTAAAAATGGATCAAAGATGTTTCCTGTTAAGCAAATTACGGCAAGAGATTGTGATGAAACATGGAAGCTTGGCGATATGCAGGTTGATCATTTTCATTTTGAAGTTCGTCATACGCCAGGACATTCACCTGGCAGTGTCTCTCTCGTATTCCATAAAGAAGGATGTGCTATCGTGGGGGATGCTTTATTCCAACGCGGGATTGGTCGTACCGATTTGTACCGCGGTGATTTACCTACGCTAATGACTAGCATTACTGAACAGCTTTTGACGCTGCCGGAAGATACTGTCGTTTACCCAGGTCATGGGCCGACAACAACAATAGGCGAAGAAAAAGCAAAAAATCCATTTTTAACATAA
- a CDS encoding type II secretion system F family protein yields the protein MHTVSLKKKWITIKKTDKLLSTEQQIQFLKQLHRLRTRGYDMARSLDFLHWQPQWQAVTKKLQAGLQQGMRLDEAFSFARFSEVIVIHLYVAHHDGNLEEALARSYGTLQKQMQQLNKFKKVTRYPLFLLASIFMLLLFVKLYVYPSFLNLFTYSAESADLLRFFSGLVNLLLIGSLLLAIAAVCSFLFQRYIRRNWTAAKKRPYLEKLPLISRIFRTQTSFQFAIQLGNLLTAGLSFYESLQLLSKQHYHDILQLYCSSLLHQLTSGHTLTECLPAYPLLDAQLQNILRTQEDVDSQAEDLLMYAEITTSKMEENMKTVLHLLQPALLCIMALCIIIVYLSLLLPMFQMVHTL from the coding sequence ATGCATACGGTTTCGTTAAAGAAGAAATGGATCACAATCAAAAAGACAGACAAGCTTCTATCTACGGAGCAGCAAATACAGTTTCTAAAGCAGCTCCATAGGCTGCGAACACGAGGATATGATATGGCGCGTTCGCTGGATTTTCTCCACTGGCAGCCGCAATGGCAAGCTGTTACCAAAAAGCTGCAAGCGGGACTGCAGCAAGGGATGAGACTGGATGAAGCTTTTTCTTTCGCCCGCTTCTCGGAAGTCATTGTTATTCATCTATACGTTGCACATCATGATGGCAATCTGGAAGAAGCCCTTGCCAGGAGTTACGGTACCTTACAAAAACAAATGCAGCAGTTGAACAAGTTTAAGAAGGTTACCCGTTATCCACTGTTTCTGCTGGCCAGTATCTTTATGCTGCTGCTATTTGTGAAGCTATATGTTTACCCTTCTTTTCTTAACCTCTTTACTTACTCAGCTGAGTCAGCAGATCTTCTGCGTTTCTTCTCTGGTCTTGTCAATTTGCTGCTCATTGGAAGTCTTCTTCTCGCAATTGCTGCTGTTTGTTCCTTCCTATTTCAAAGGTACATCCGAAGAAACTGGACGGCCGCAAAGAAACGTCCATATTTGGAAAAGCTTCCTCTGATAAGCCGGATTTTTCGCACACAAACTAGTTTTCAATTTGCTATTCAGCTAGGCAACCTTCTCACCGCAGGTCTATCTTTTTACGAAAGTCTGCAGCTGCTAAGTAAGCAGCATTATCATGATATCCTCCAATTGTATTGCAGTTCCTTACTTCATCAGCTCACCTCCGGTCATACGCTAACCGAATGCCTTCCTGCTTACCCGCTTCTGGATGCACAGCTTCAGAATATTTTGCGCACGCAAGAAGATGTTGATTCCCAAGCAGAAGATTTACTTATGTATGCCGAAATTACGACTTCTAAAATGGAAGAGAATATGAAAACGGTCCTACACCTTCTTCAACCTGCACTGCTTTGTATTATGGCTCTATGTATTATTATTGTTTATTTGTCACTGCTGCTTCCGATGTTTCAAATGGTTCATACATTATAG
- a CDS encoding YqzE family protein, which yields MSSNDYFRFVTQELVKKMDTPKPEKKLKEKEKHQLHGKWFGVLPFAFKLLFRRKK from the coding sequence ATGTCTTCGAATGATTACTTCCGATTCGTGACCCAGGAACTGGTGAAAAAAATGGATACACCAAAACCTGAAAAGAAGCTAAAAGAAAAGGAAAAACATCAGCTGCACGGAAAGTGGTTCGGTGTCTTGCCGTTCGCATTTAAACTATTATTCCGTCGCAAAAAGTAA